The proteins below are encoded in one region of Paenibacillus albus:
- a CDS encoding AraC family transcriptional regulator, producing MSGTNMTKQQELTAIIERYTTGDGVHHTAVPSLYFMRRSTTTEPSHGVYKPSFCMIVQGGKEVWLAQDRYIYSPADYLVASVHLPVSTQITEATPEMPYLGLKLEFTPSQIIEVLQQSELLGDVRVNSKRAMYVSHIETSLLDAVVRLARLLDTPNEIPVLAPIFTKEILFRVLQGENGDMLRGIVMEESALNQIRDVIEHIVNHYEHSFRIEELAEIANMSVSSFHRHFKEVTAMSPIQYQKQMRLQEARRLLLTESLDASDVAFRVGYESTSQFSREYSRMFGFPPRQDIKRLKA from the coding sequence ATGTCTGGAACAAACATGACAAAGCAGCAGGAGCTTACCGCTATCATTGAACGGTATACAACTGGCGATGGCGTACATCATACAGCAGTTCCATCTTTGTATTTCATGCGGCGGTCAACGACGACAGAGCCAAGCCACGGCGTATATAAGCCATCCTTTTGCATGATTGTACAAGGAGGGAAGGAGGTGTGGTTAGCACAGGATCGCTACATATACAGTCCTGCAGATTATCTTGTAGCTTCCGTACACCTGCCGGTTAGTACCCAAATTACTGAAGCTACACCCGAGATGCCTTACTTGGGTCTGAAGCTGGAATTTACACCGAGTCAAATTATTGAGGTGTTACAGCAATCGGAGCTGTTAGGCGATGTGAGAGTAAATTCGAAACGTGCTATGTATGTCAGCCATATTGAGACGTCTTTATTGGATGCGGTTGTCAGACTGGCTCGGCTGCTGGATACGCCTAACGAAATACCTGTGCTTGCTCCAATATTTACGAAAGAAATTCTGTTTAGGGTGTTGCAGGGAGAGAACGGGGATATGCTTCGAGGGATTGTAATGGAAGAGAGCGCACTCAACCAAATCCGCGATGTGATCGAACATATCGTGAACCATTATGAGCATTCATTTCGGATTGAGGAGCTTGCAGAGATAGCGAATATGAGCGTCTCTTCCTTTCATCGGCACTTCAAAGAAGTAACGGCCATGAGCCCGATCCAGTATCAGAAGCAGATGAGACTCCAGGAAGCCCGGCGTTTATTATTAACCGAGTCTTTGGACGCTTCCGATGTAGCATTTCGCGTAGGCTATGAAAGCACGTCTCAGTTCAGTCGTGAATATTCCCGGATGTTTGGATTCCCGCCAAGACAAGATATTAAGCGCTTAAAAGCATAG
- a CDS encoding sugar efflux transporter, translating to MFAIKGYGLFVICVLFVGFGISITMPYLALYCTEKLGMSAGSFGLFTAVSSLSGVFANSFIGKHSDRNLDRKFIIVAATVSSATAYASYVVFDNYIILLIIVSFFSGLGAAAMPQIYAYAQESANESNSNDKTFAMSTLRSLVSLGFLVGPLVGTILLGLVGYKGLFLGTSTIFLIIASLVLLYLPRKRTTRKKGAGSAAAANSFNRRKIWYPFLAFVLLFAVNAINGIITPLFMVNELHGTHTDVGLVVSICAGLEIPIMFALGAVGRKLSNHTLMISACFIAFLYNIVLSFSTESWQILGAQLLQAVFVAIVMGNGLSYFTELLPNSPGMSSSIYYNGSIIGRLVGNLMGGMIAQYVGIRDVYWVSVFVVLVSFVILWRTRPQKDTGIVSA from the coding sequence TTGTTTGCAATAAAAGGATATGGTTTATTTGTCATTTGCGTTTTATTTGTCGGTTTCGGGATTTCGATTACGATGCCGTATTTAGCGCTCTATTGTACGGAGAAGCTCGGAATGAGTGCGGGCAGCTTTGGATTATTCACGGCTGTAAGTTCACTTAGCGGCGTGTTCGCAAATTCGTTCATCGGTAAACATTCGGATCGTAATTTGGACCGGAAATTTATTATTGTAGCAGCCACAGTTTCATCTGCAACGGCTTATGCTTCGTATGTCGTGTTTGATAACTACATTATTTTGCTCATCATCGTTAGCTTCTTTAGCGGTTTGGGAGCTGCCGCAATGCCTCAAATTTATGCATATGCGCAGGAGTCGGCGAATGAAAGCAACTCGAATGACAAGACCTTCGCGATGTCTACGCTGCGTTCCCTTGTGTCGCTCGGGTTTCTAGTCGGACCTTTAGTTGGAACGATCCTATTAGGACTAGTTGGATATAAGGGGCTCTTTCTCGGGACATCGACCATTTTTCTAATCATCGCTTCACTTGTACTTCTATATCTACCTAGAAAGAGAACAACCCGGAAGAAAGGAGCAGGCAGCGCAGCGGCGGCCAATTCGTTCAATCGGAGGAAGATTTGGTATCCATTCCTTGCTTTCGTCTTGCTTTTTGCGGTAAATGCAATTAATGGTATCATTACGCCATTGTTTATGGTAAACGAGCTTCATGGCACACATACAGATGTCGGTTTGGTTGTTAGCATATGTGCAGGATTGGAAATCCCTATTATGTTCGCACTAGGTGCTGTAGGAAGGAAGTTATCGAACCATACTTTGATGATTAGCGCCTGCTTTATCGCATTCCTGTACAACATTGTGTTAAGTTTCTCAACGGAATCCTGGCAGATCCTCGGCGCACAGCTGCTACAGGCGGTGTTTGTTGCTATTGTTATGGGCAATGGGTTAAGTTATTTCACAGAGCTATTGCCTAACTCACCGGGAATGTCCTCTTCGATTTATTACAACGGATCCATTATCGGCAGATTAGTAGGTAACTTAATGGGCGGGATGATCGCACAATATGTTGGGATTCGCGATGTTTATTGGGTCAGCGTATTCGTTGTTCTTGTTTCGTTCGTTATCTTATGGAGGACAAGGCCTCAGAAGGATACTGGCATAGTTTCTGCCTGA
- a CDS encoding (R)-mandelonitrile lyase, translating into MEIRRIGSQPSGKGSSDYFTGTVRLDPLMETADPARVAAANVTFEPGARTAWHTHPLGQTLIVTAGKGRVQREGGPIEEISPGDVVWFPPGEKHWHGASPTVAMTHIAIQERLDGKTVEWLEKVTDEQYNS; encoded by the coding sequence ATGGAAATCAGAAGAATCGGCTCACAGCCTTCAGGCAAAGGATCATCGGATTATTTTACAGGCACGGTTCGCCTTGATCCGTTAATGGAAACGGCTGACCCAGCGCGTGTCGCTGCAGCCAACGTTACGTTCGAGCCGGGGGCTCGGACCGCATGGCATACGCATCCGCTGGGGCAAACGCTTATTGTAACGGCGGGCAAAGGACGGGTTCAGCGAGAGGGTGGCCCAATCGAGGAAATCAGTCCCGGTGACGTCGTCTGGTTCCCGCCAGGCGAGAAGCATTGGCACGGTGCGTCACCGACCGTAGCAATGACCCATATTGCGATTCAAGAACGGCTTGATGGCAAAACGGTTGAATGGCTGGAGAAAGTAACTGACGAGCAGTACAACTCATAA